DNA from Acidobacteriota bacterium:
GGGTGTTTACAAGGGCCGGAAGATCGCCGACGTGATGTCCTTCCGGGGCGCCGGCTGGCTGGAGCGCGCCTCGCGCATCCAGGAGGAGAACCCCGACGCGCTGATGGCCGCTCTGCCGATCGAGGAAGGGATGCTGGTCGTCGACATCGGTTGCGGCTCGGGCTACTACGCCCGCCGCATGGCCGCGGTGGTCGGCCCGGAAGGCAGCGTGCTGTGCAACGACATCCAGCCCCAGATGCTGCGCATCGCGGAGGAACTTGCCCGGCGCGAGGGCGTCACGAACATCTCGTCGGTGCTTGGCACGGAGGACGATCCGAAGTTGCCCGAGGGCGAGGTCGACCTGATGCTGCTGGTCGACGTGTACCACGAGTTCTCGAAGCCCGAGGCGATGCTCGAGGCGATGCGGGAGGCGCTTTCGCCCGACGGTGTGATCGCTCTGGCGGAGTTCCGGCTGGAGGGCCGCACGGCGGCCCACATCAAGCTCGACCACCGGATGTCGATCGACCAGGTGATGAAGGAGTGGATCCCGGCGGGCTACGAACTCGTCGAACGGATCGATTCGCTGCCGACCCAGCACCTGTTCCTGTTCCGCACCGCCCGGTAGAGTCGCCAGACGGGTCGCAGGCTTCTACCGGGTCGTCGGCATCGCCGCCGACACGGACTCGCGCCAGGCGTGGAGCCGGTCACGCAGTTCAGCGGCCTTCGCGGACTGCTCGGCGGCGAGATCGTGCTGCTCGCCCAGGTCGTTCTCCAGGTCGAAGAGCTGCACCGTGCCGTTCTCGAAGTACTCGAGCAGCTTGTAGGTGCCATCGCGGACAGCGCCGCCTGGGCTCTGCATCCCGTGATTGCTGTAGTGGGGGAAGTGCCAGTAGATCGCTCCGCGCTCGAAGTCTTCGCCCCTGACCGCCGCGGCGAAGCTCGTGCCGTCTAGGTGTTGCTCGGGCCTGGCGGGAAGGCCGGCCATCTCCAGCAGCGTGGGATAGAAGTCGGGGCTGATGACCGGCTCGTCGCGAACCGCGCCGGCTTGCCCCGCGCCCGGCCAGCGGACGATGAGCGGCACCCGGATCCCGCCCTCGTACAGCCAGCCCTTGGCGCCGCGCAACGGCAGGTTCGACGTGGAGTAGGCGACGTCCAGCAGGTCGGGGGGTATCTTCCTCGCGGGATTGCCGAGATTGGCCGCCGCCATTCCTCCGTTGTCCGAGTAGAAGACGACGATCGTGTTCTCGGTCAGTCCCAACCGATCGAGGGTGCTTTGCACGCGCCCGAGGCTGTCGTCGATGGCGGTGACCATCGCCGCGAACTCGACGTTGTCCTGGTGCTGCCTGATCTTGACGGTGTTCTGGGGCAGTACGCGGTGCTCTTGATGCGATGGCTGCTCCAGTAACGCGTTCAGTTGCGCGCGCGAAAGTGGCTCGGGATCGTCGGGGTTGCCTTCCAGGAGAAAGGCCGGCCCGGCGGGCGGCTCCGTTCGCGCCGCCTTCTCGCGGTACTTCAGGACGAGATCCGGGCGTCCCTCGATCGGGTCGTGCACGGCGAAGTGTGACAGGTAGAGGAAGAAGGGGCGGTCCTGGCTCTGCTCGATGAACTCGACGGCGAAGTCGGTCAGGCGATCGGTGAGGTACTCGTCTTCCTCGCCTTCGACGACCAGGCCGGCCATCAGGTACGGCGGGAAGTAGCCGCCTCGAGGGGTCGAGCCGGGGAAGTCGGGCGCCTGCACGTCGAAGCCCTGGTGGAGAGGCCCCGCCTCGTCGCCGCCGAGGTGCCACTTGCCGAAGATCGCCGTGCGGTAGCCGTGGTCCTGGAGCGCTTCGGCGAGCGTCACTTCCTCCAGCGGCAGGGCCGCGAGCTTCTCGGCGCTCAGCAGCCGTTCGAAGGCGTGCTCCCTTCGGCCCGGCAACCAGTCCGTCAGGCGCAGCCTTGCCGGGTACTTGCCCGTCATCAGTGAGGCCCGAGTAGGCGAACAGACGTGCGTCGCCGCGTACGCGTCGGTGAAGCGCACGCCCCGCTCGGCGAGTGCGTCGATGTGGGGCGTCTCGTAGAACGTGCTGCCGAAGACGCCGACATCGCGCCATCCCATGTCGTCGACCAGGAAGAAGACGATGTTTGGCGATCGCTCGGCGGCCGCGTCGACAGCGGGCGAGGACGCCGGCGCATCCGGTTCCGCGGCGCAGGCTCCCAGGACGAGAGGCACGCCGAGCGCGACGAGGCAAGCTGGGAACAGGTCGCGTTTCATCGGTTCAGAACCTGCGCGCAGTGGCGTGCGAAGTAGGTCAGGATCATGTCGGCGCCGGCGCGGCGAATCGAGGTCAGGGTCTCCAGCATCAGGGCGTCGCCATCCATCCAGCCGTTCGCGGCGACCGCCTGGATCATCGCGTACTCGCCGCTGACCTGGTAGGCGGCGACCGGAAGGTCGACCGCCTCACGGACCGCACGGATCACGTCGAGGTAGGCGAGGGCGGGCTTGACCATGATCACGTCGGCCCCTTCCTCGACGTCGAGCCGGGCTTCGCGCACGGCCTCGCGGACGTTCGCCGGGTCCATCTGGTACGTCTTCTTGTCGCCGGCGCGCGGCGCCGAGTCCAGGGCGTCGCGGAACGGCCCGTAGAAGCTCGAGGCGTACTTCGAGGTGTAGCTCAGGATCCCGACCTGGTCGTGGCCGGCGCCGTCGAGGGCGGTGCGGATGGCTCCCACCCGGCCGTCCATCATGTCCGAGGGGGCGATGACGTCGGCGCCGGCGTCCGCCTGGGATACGGCGGTCGCGGCGAGGATCTCGAGCGTCGGGTCGTTCACGATCTCGCCGTCCTCGACCAGGCCGTCATGGCCGTCGCTGGAGTACGGATCCATCGCGACGTCGGTGATGACGAGCAGCTCCGGCAGCGCCGACTTGAGTTCACGCACGGCGCGCTGGACCAGCCCGTCCGGGTCCAGGGCGCCGCTGGCGGTGCGGTCCTTCAGTTCGTCGTCCACGGCCGGGAACAGCGCTACGGCCGGCACGCCGAGCGCGTGCGCGGCACGGCTCTCTGCGACCAGACGGTCGATCGTCAGCCGCGCCTGCCCCGGCATCGAGTCGATCGGGACGGCCGCGTCCCGGCCCTCCATGACGAAGAGAGGATAGATCAGCCGGTCCGGGCCGAGGTTCGTTTCGCGGACCAGGGAGCGGATGGCTGCGGAGCGCCGGTTGCGGCGGGGACGGATGGGCAACTGGCGCATGGCCGGGGATTCTACGCGCATGGAGCCGGCCGCGACCGCGTGCGCCGGCGCGCTCTTCGACGCCGCCGGTTCCATGGGACCGGACCTATACTTGCCGCCATGGCGCTCAGGGAGATATGCCGGGATCTCTGGATCGCCGACCACGACCAGAAGATCCCCATGGGCTTCACGGTGCCCGCCCGCATGACGGTTGTTCGCCTGGGCGACGGAGAGCTGTGGTTGTACTCGCCGGGGCCGATCGACGACCGGATGGCGGAGGAGCTTCAGAGCCTCGGCCCGGTTCGATACCTGGTCGCGCCGAACCGCTTCCACCACCTTCATCTGCCCGCGGCCACGGCGCGCTTTCCGGAGGCTGATGTTCTTGGCGCTCCCGGTTTGGCGGAGAAGCGCAAGGACATTGCGTTTACGGGAACGTTGGGCGTTGCCTCCGCGTGGGGCACGGAGTTGCAGCCGATTCCCATCGACGGCATGCCCTCCTTCAACGAGGTCGCCTTCTGCCACCGCACGAGCGGGACACTGCTCGTGGCCGACCTGCTGTTCAACCTGCAGCAGGACCTGGGCTGGCTTGCGTCCCTCTACTTTCGGCTCACCGGCGTAAGCCGTCGGGTCGCGATGAGCCGGATGTTCCGGCTCTCCATCCGCGACCGCGCGGCCTGCGCGGCGAGCTGCCTGCGCCTGTTGCAGTGCCCGTTCGACCGTCTGATTCCGTGCCACGGCGATGTGGTGGAGGAAGGGGCGAAGCCTCAGGTCGAGGCGGCGCTTGGTTGGATCTTCAAGGAACTCGAGACGCCTCCCGAGCCGACGCCGGCCGGGGCGGTGCCCGAAGTCTGAGCCCTCGCGATGTCACTTCCCCTGGCGGACCTGCGGGTCCTCGACCTGACGATCGCCCGAGCCGGGCCGACCGCGGTGCGGCAGCTCGCGGACTGGGGCGCCGACGTCGTGCGGATCGAACGCCCGCCGGCGCCCGGCAAGGAGATTGGCATCTCCCGCCGGCTCGGCCACGACTACCAGAACCTCCACCGCAACAAGCGCTGCCTGACGCTGGACCTGAAGAAGAACGAGGGCCGCGAGGTGTTGCTGCGCCTGGCGCGCGACGCGGACGTGCTGATCGAGAACTACCGCGCCGACGTGAAGCACCGGCTCGGTTTCGACTACGAGACCGTGCGGGCGATCAACCCGCGCATCGTCTACGCCAGCGTGTCGGGCTTCGGCCAGACCGGACCGTACCGGGGACGCGGCGGCGTCGACCAGATCGCCCAGGGCCTGGGCGGGTTGATGTCGGTGACCGGTCTTCCCGGTCAGGGTCCGGTGCGGGTGGGCACGGCGATCTCCGACCTGGCGGCCGGGCTCTACCTCGCCTTCGGCATCATGACGGCCCTGCGCGAGCGCGACCGGTCGGGCGAGGGCCAGTGGGTGAGCACGTCCCTGCTCAAGGCGATGATCGGCATGCTCGACTTTCAGGCCGCGCGTTACCTGGTCGAGGGCGAAGTTCCCGGCCAGCAGGGCAACCACCACCCGACGATCTCGCCGATGGGGACGTTCCCGGCGGCCGACGGTTGGGTCAACATCGCGGCCACCAGCGGCAAGCACTTTCGGGCGATGTGCCAGGCGCTCGGAGGCGAGGAGCTTCTTGAGTGTTCGGAGTACCGGAATTCGGCCGGACGAGTCGCCAACCGGGACCGGCTCGAGGACGAAGTCGCGGAGCTGACGCGGCGCTTCAAGGTGGATGAGATCGTCGAGCTGCTCAACGAAGCCGGTCTTCCCTGCGGTCCGGTCTACGACGTGGGACAGACCTTCGCCGACCCGCAGGTCGAGCACTGCCGGATCGCGGTGCCGCTCGAGCACCCTGAACTCGGAGATGTTCGTCTCGTCGGCCAACCGGTCCGGCTGCGCCGAACGCCCTTCGAGCTGCGGCGCCGTGCGCCCGGCCCTGGCGAGCACACCGACGAGATCCTCACCGAGGTTGGACTCAGCGCCGCGGAGATCGGCGAACTTCGGGCCGGAGGAGTGGTGGCGTGAGCGCGACTGCGGAAGGGACGGTTGTCGACCTGCCGACGCCGAAGATTCTGGCCGAGATCCAGGACGGCGTCGGCTGGCTCACCTACAACAACCCGGAGCGGCGGAACGCGCTCTCGTTCGA
Protein-coding regions in this window:
- a CDS encoding class I SAM-dependent methyltransferase — translated: MNRPFGRPAAVAAAVVAALAFGFAPAAAQTAADPGVYKGRKIADVMSFRGAGWLERASRIQEENPDALMAALPIEEGMLVVDIGCGSGYYARRMAAVVGPEGSVLCNDIQPQMLRIAEELARREGVTNISSVLGTEDDPKLPEGEVDLMLLVDVYHEFSKPEAMLEAMREALSPDGVIALAEFRLEGRTAAHIKLDHRMSIDQVMKEWIPAGYELVERIDSLPTQHLFLFRTAR
- a CDS encoding sulfatase, which encodes MKRDLFPACLVALGVPLVLGACAAEPDAPASSPAVDAAAERSPNIVFFLVDDMGWRDVGVFGSTFYETPHIDALAERGVRFTDAYAATHVCSPTRASLMTGKYPARLRLTDWLPGRREHAFERLLSAEKLAALPLEEVTLAEALQDHGYRTAIFGKWHLGGDEAGPLHQGFDVQAPDFPGSTPRGGYFPPYLMAGLVVEGEEDEYLTDRLTDFAVEFIEQSQDRPFFLYLSHFAVHDPIEGRPDLVLKYREKAARTEPPAGPAFLLEGNPDDPEPLSRAQLNALLEQPSHQEHRVLPQNTVKIRQHQDNVEFAAMVTAIDDSLGRVQSTLDRLGLTENTIVVFYSDNGGMAAANLGNPARKIPPDLLDVAYSTSNLPLRGAKGWLYEGGIRVPLIVRWPGAGQAGAVRDEPVISPDFYPTLLEMAGLPARPEQHLDGTSFAAAVRGEDFERGAIYWHFPHYSNHGMQSPGGAVRDGTYKLLEYFENGTVQLFDLENDLGEQHDLAAEQSAKAAELRDRLHAWRESVSAAMPTTR
- the hemB gene encoding porphobilinogen synthase, whose protein sequence is MRQLPIRPRRNRRSAAIRSLVRETNLGPDRLIYPLFVMEGRDAAVPIDSMPGQARLTIDRLVAESRAAHALGVPAVALFPAVDDELKDRTASGALDPDGLVQRAVRELKSALPELLVITDVAMDPYSSDGHDGLVEDGEIVNDPTLEILAATAVSQADAGADVIAPSDMMDGRVGAIRTALDGAGHDQVGILSYTSKYASSFYGPFRDALDSAPRAGDKKTYQMDPANVREAVREARLDVEEGADVIMVKPALAYLDVIRAVREAVDLPVAAYQVSGEYAMIQAVAANGWMDGDALMLETLTSIRRAGADMILTYFARHCAQVLNR
- a CDS encoding DUF4336 domain-containing protein gives rise to the protein MALREICRDLWIADHDQKIPMGFTVPARMTVVRLGDGELWLYSPGPIDDRMAEELQSLGPVRYLVAPNRFHHLHLPAATARFPEADVLGAPGLAEKRKDIAFTGTLGVASAWGTELQPIPIDGMPSFNEVAFCHRTSGTLLVADLLFNLQQDLGWLASLYFRLTGVSRRVAMSRMFRLSIRDRAACAASCLRLLQCPFDRLIPCHGDVVEEGAKPQVEAALGWIFKELETPPEPTPAGAVPEV
- a CDS encoding CoA transferase — protein: MSLPLADLRVLDLTIARAGPTAVRQLADWGADVVRIERPPAPGKEIGISRRLGHDYQNLHRNKRCLTLDLKKNEGREVLLRLARDADVLIENYRADVKHRLGFDYETVRAINPRIVYASVSGFGQTGPYRGRGGVDQIAQGLGGLMSVTGLPGQGPVRVGTAISDLAAGLYLAFGIMTALRERDRSGEGQWVSTSLLKAMIGMLDFQAARYLVEGEVPGQQGNHHPTISPMGTFPAADGWVNIAATSGKHFRAMCQALGGEELLECSEYRNSAGRVANRDRLEDEVAELTRRFKVDEIVELLNEAGLPCGPVYDVGQTFADPQVEHCRIAVPLEHPELGDVRLVGQPVRLRRTPFELRRRAPGPGEHTDEILTEVGLSAAEIGELRAGGVVA